Genomic window (Neoarius graeffei isolate fNeoGra1 chromosome 13, fNeoGra1.pri, whole genome shotgun sequence):
GTGCAGCTTCCGTAGTGGTAGAAGTACCATAGACATGATATTCAGCCTTCGCCAAGTACAAGAGAAATGCACGGAACAAAACATGCCAATGTATGCTGTCTTCATCGACTTCACAAAGGCTTTTGACACCGTCTCCAGGGAAGCGCTTTGGACTGTCTTTCAGAAATACAGATGCACGGACAAAATCATCAATCTGCTGAAATCCTTCCATGACAGAACGCAGGTGCAAGTTGCACAGGAAAGAAACACATCTGAAAAGTTTGAAGTGACAAACGGGGTTAAACAGGGCTGCATCCTAGCGCCCTTGCGTTTTTCATTGTACCTGGCGGCCATGCTCGAGGTAGCCTTTGATGGTATCCAGGAAGGGATCTACATCCAGACAAGGCAAAACGCAGACCTGTTCAAGGTATCCCAGTTCAAAGCACGAACCCTTAGTACTAAAAACTTAGTGAGAGAAATGTTCTTCGCTGATGACAGTGCGATCGTGACTCACAGCTTCGAGGGCATGCAATACCTGATTGACAAATTTGCCAGAGCTGCCATACAATTCAGTTTGAAGATCAACATTAAAAAGACAGAGTGCCTCTATCAGCCAGTGAAATTGATCAATCCTGAACCTGACACCATCACCGTCAGCAACAAACCGCTTGCTTCATGTTCAGATTTCAAATACCTGGGAAGCACCATCTCGAGCAACAATAAAATCAATAAAGAGATCCTAAATAGGATGGGGAACACCAGCGCTGCTTTCTCAAAACTGCAAAATCATTTATGGAACAACAAACACGTCTCTACTAAAGCGAAATGCAAAGTGTACAGGGCCATTGTATTATCAACCTTACTCTACGGAGCAGAAACCTGGACCATCTATTGCCACCAAGTCAAAAAACTTCATGCCTTCAtgatgcaacacctgagggcaatCATGGGAGTCACATGGAAGGACAAGATCACCAACGTTGATATCCTAAATCGAGCAGATCTACCGTCCATGGTGGATATCCTTATCGAAAAAGGGCTGAGGTGGCTAGGCCATGTTCACAGGATGGGTAATGAGAGGCTACCAAGACAGTTGTTGTATTCCCAGCTTTGTGAGGGAATGAGAAATCATGGTCAACCGAAACTGAGGTTCAAGGATGCTATGAAAAGTAACATGAAATGGCAAAACATTGACAGTCGCTCATGGCAG
Coding sequences:
- the LOC132897202 gene encoding uncharacterized protein LOC132897202 isoform X1, which encodes MIFSLRQVQEKCTEQNMPMYAVFIDFTKAFDTVSREALWTVFQKYRCTDKIINLLKSFHDRTQVQVAQERNTSEKFEVTNGVKQGCILAPLRFSLYLAAMLEVAFDGIQEGIYIQTRQNADLFKVSQFKARTLSTKNLVREMFFADDSAIVTHSFEGMQYLIDKFARAAIQFSLKINIKKTECLYQPVKLINPEPDTITVSNKPLASCSDFKYLGSTISSNNKINKEILNRMGNTSAAFSKLQNHLWNNKHVSTKAKCKVYRAIVLSTLLYGAETWTIYCHQVKKLHAFMMQHLRAIMGVTWKDKITNVDILNRADLPSMVDILIEKGLRWLGHVHRMGNERLPRQLLYSQLCEGMRNHGQPKLRFKDAMKSNMKWQNIDSRSWQQVAENKPVWRKNIKPP